A single window of Nicotiana sylvestris chromosome 5, ASM39365v2, whole genome shotgun sequence DNA harbors:
- the LOC104234118 gene encoding TMV resistance protein N-like isoform X1 — MASSSSSFASNSQYCPRWKYDVFLSFRGEETRKTFTGHLYEGLRNRGIFTFQDDKRLEHGASISEELCKAIEESQIVVIIFSKNYATSRWCLDELVKIMECKTQFGQTVIPVFYDVDPSHVRNQRESFAEAFSKHESKFKDDVEGMQKVQRWRSALTEAANLKGCDIRNRIESDCVQQIVDQISKLCKFSLSYLQDIVGINPHLEEVKSLLQIEINDVRIVGIWGMGGVGKTTIARAIFDTLSYQFEVTCFLADVKENKCGMHSLQNILLSELLRENANYVNNKEDGKHLMARRLRSKKVLVVLDDIDHRDHLEYLAGDLGWFGNGSRIIATTRDKHLIGKKDALYEVTTLADHEAIRLFNRYAFKEDVPDEVFEKLTLEVVSHAKGLPLALKVWGSFFHKRNITEWRSAIPQMKKHSNSEIVDKLKISYDGLEPVEQAIFLDIACFLRGREKDEIIQILESCEFGADIGLRVLIDKSLVFISEKDTIEMHDLIQDMGKYVVNMQKDPGERSRLWLAEDFEEVMTNNTGTKAMEAIWFRYSQRLYFSKEAMKNMKRLRIFYIRAQYLNSWIRDDFNCHDGPNEYLSNNLRWFVWDHYPWDSLSTNFEPKRLVHLQLWRSSVHHLWTGIKHLPYLRKLDLRESKSLMRTPDFTGMPNLEYLDLEKCSNLEEVHHSLGCSRRLIVLNLYECGRLKRFPCVNMESLEYLGLYCCYSLEKFPEIHGRMKLELKLYMQYSGIREVPSSITQCQTHITKLNLSKLRDIATLPSSIRMLKSLVELDVSDCSKLEILPEEIGDLENLEKFDAARTLISRPPPSIVCLNKLKLLSFDQRESKEGQVVYFVFPPVAEGLHSLEILHLSDSNLIDGGLPEDIGCLSSLKKLYLGYNNFEHLPQSIAQLGALQFLYLSGCSLLKELPDFMGMPNLEKLELSYCENLEEVHHSLGFFKKLRKLSLDTCERLKRFPGLCIDSLEFLWIRGCSSLEKFPEIHGSINSELEIHMLDNVIRDLDLRGLENLVTLPSCICKFKSLVKLDVSDCSKLEILPEEIGDLENLEWLDARDTIISQPPPSIIRLNKLKFLSFAKQKSQLGVEDEVYFVFPPVAQGLRSLEILNLSYCNLIDGGLPEDIGCLSALKELNLSGNNFEHLPRSIAEFGALRSLDLTECKSLTQLPELPPELDALRADCHMALKSIHNIATKKKKLQQVTFKPLYDSDDTYNDSICNLFTIVHSEKKVPSWFHYQGTDRIVSVNLPENWYVCDNFLGFVVCYFGSVVETIAQLILLCDDGMLSMTQKLASHDYSRSEMKSMIHFFFVPLAGLWDTSKANGKTPNDFGLIRLSFSGVMKEYGFRLLYKDEPELEALLQMRENNNEPTEQCIGIRRSRYDNSEHHDSVTNKASSSSSSKKQRSHF; from the exons AtggcatcttcttcttcttctttcgcGAGTAATTCACAGTACTGTCCTCGATGGAAGTACGATGTTTTCCTAAGTTTTAGAGGTGAAGAAACTCGCAAAACGTTTACAGGGCACTTATATGAAGGCTTGAGAAACAGGGGAATATTCACGTTTCAAGATGATAAAAGGCTAGAGCATGGCGCATCCATCTCAGAAGAACTTTGTAAAGCTATCGAAGAGTCTCAAATTGTCGTCATCATTTTCTCAAAGAATTATGCTACATCGAGGTGGTGCTTGGATGAATTAGTGAAGATCATGGAATGCAAGACTCAATTTGGACAAACTGTCATACCGGTCTTCTATGATGTGGATCCATCACATGTTCGGAACCAAAGGGAGAGTTTTGCAGAAGCATTTTCCAAACATGAATCAAAGTTTAAGGATGATGTTGAGGGAATGCAGAAGGTACAAAGATGGAGGAGTGCTTTAACTGAAGCGGCAAATCTCAAAGGTTGTGATATTCGTAACAG gATTGAATCAGACTGTGTTCAGCAGATCGTTGACCAAATTTCCAAGTTATGCAAGTTTTCTTTATCTTATTTGCAAGATATTGTAGGAATAAATCCACATTTAGAGGAAGTAAAATCCCTACTACAAATAGAAATCAATGATGTTCGGATTGTGGGGATCTGGGGCATGGGAGGAGTTGGTAAAACGACAATAGCAAGAGCCATTTTTGATACACTCTCGTATCAATTTGAAGTTACTTGCTTCCTGGCGGATGTTAAAGAAAACAAATGTGGAATGCATTCTTTGCAAAATATCCTTCTCTCAGAACTGTTAAGGGAAAACGCTAATTACGTGAATAATAAGGAGGACGGAAAGCACCTGATGGCTCGTAGACTTCGCTCTAAGAAGGTTTTAGTTGTGCTTGATGACATAGATCACAGAGACCATTTGGAGTACCTAGCAGGGGATCTTGGTTGGTTCGGCAATGGCAGTAGAATTATTGCAACAACAAGAGACAAGCATTTGATTGGGAAGAAGGATGCATTATATGAAGTGACTACACTAGCTGACCATGAAGCTATTCGATTGTTCAATCGATACGCTTTTAAGGAAGATGTTCCAGATGAGGTTTTTGAGAAGCTAACGCTGGAGGTAGTAAGTCATGCGAAAGGCCTTCCTTTAGCGCTGAAAGTGTGGGGTTCTTTCTTTCATAAGAGGAATATAACTGAGTGGAGAAGTGCTATACCGCAAATGAAAAAACACTCTAATTCAGAAATTGTTGACAAGCTCAAAATTAGTTATGATGGATTAGAGCCCGTGGAACAGGCGATATTTTTAGATATAGCATGCTTCTTACGAGGGAGAGAAAAGGATGAGATCATACAGATTCTTGAGAGCTGTGAATTTGGAGCTGATATCGGATTGCGTGTCCTAATTGATAAATCTCTTGTGTTCATCTCCGAAAAAGATACGATTGAAATGCATGATTTAATACAAGATATGGGTAAATATGTCGTGAACATGCAGAAGGATCCTGGAGAACGTAGCAGACTATGGCTCGCTGAAGATTTCGAAGAAGTGATGACCAACAATACG GGGACCAAGGCAATGGAAGCAATCTGGTTTCGTTATTCTCAACGACTATACTTTAGCAAAGAGGCCATGAAAAATATGAAAAGGCTTAGGATATTCTACATACGTGCTCAGTACTTGAATTCGTGGATCCGTGATGACTTCAATTGCCATGATGGCCCCAATGAGTACCTGTCTAACAACTTGCGTTGGTTTGTCTGGGATCACTATCCTTGGGATTCATTGTCAACTAATTTTGAACCCAAAAGGCTTGTTCATCTTCAACTCTGGCGCAGTTCAGTGCATCATTTATGGACAGGGATAAAG CATTTGCCGTATCTGCGAAAGCTAGATCTCAGGGAATCTAAAAGCCTGATGCGAACACCAGATTTTACGGGGATGCCAAATTTGGAGTATTTGGATCTGGAAAAATGCTCTAATCTTGAAGAGGTTCATCATTCCCTGGGATGTTCCAGAAGACTCATTGTCTTAAATTTGTATGAGTGTGGACGCCTTAAGAGGTTTCCATGTGTTAACATGGAATCTCTTGAATATCTGGGACTATATTGTTGCTATAGTTTAGAGAAATTTCCAGAAATCCACGGAAGAATGAAGCTGGAGTTAAAGCTTTACATGCAATACTCTGGGATAAGAGAAGTACCATCATCTATTACTCAGTGCCAAACTCACATTACCAAGCTAAATTTGAGCAAGTTAAGAGACATTGCAACTCTTCCAAGTAGCATTCGCATGTTGAAAAGCTTAGTGGAGCTAGATGTGTCGGATTGCTCAAAACTTGAAATCTTGCCAGAAGAGATAGGGGATTTAGAAAACTTGGAGAAGTTTGATGCTGCACGTACTTTAATTTCACGGCCTCCACCTTCCATTGTATGCTTGAACAAACTTAAATTGTTGTCTTTTGATCAAAGAGAATCAAAAGAAGGCCAAGTCGTGTATTTTGTGTTCCCTCCTGTGGCTGAAGGCTTACACTCATTGGAAATTTTGCATCTCAGTGACTCCAATCTAATAGATGGAGGACTTCCAGAAGACATCGGATGCTTATCCTCTTTGAAAAAGTTGTATCTTGGTTACAATAATTTTGAGCATTTGCCTCAAAGCATAGCCCAACTTGGTGCTCTTCAATTCTTGTACTTATCAGGTTGCAGTTTGCTTAAAGAGTTGCCAGATTTTATGGGGATGCCAAATTTGGAGAAGTTGGAGCTGTCATATTGTGAGAATCTTGAAGAGGTTCATCATTCCCTAGGATTTTTTAAAAAGCTCCGTAAATTATCATTGGATACTTGTGAACGGCTTAAGAGGTTTCCAGGTCTATGCATTGATTCTCTTGAATTTCTGTGGATACGGGGTTGCTCTAGTTTAGAAAAATTTCCAGAAATCCACGGAAGCATAAACTCTGAGTTAGAGATTCACATGCTAGACAATGTGATAAGAGATCTAGATTTGAGAGGTCTAGAAAACCTTGTAACACTTCCGAGCTGCATTTGTAAGTTTAAAAGCTTGGTGAAGCTAGATGTGTCAGATTGCTCAAAACTTGAAATCTTGCCAGAAGAGATAGGGGATTTAGAAAACTTGGAGTGGCTTGATGCCAGAGATACTATAATCTCACAACCTCCGCCTTCCATTATCCGATTGAACAAGCTTAAATTCTTGAGTtttgcaaaacaaaaatcacaactAGGCGTAGAAGATGAAGTGTACTTTGTGTTCCCTCCGGTGGCTCAAGGATTACGCTCATTGGAAATTCTGAATCTCAGTTACTGCAATCTAATAGATGGAGGACTTCCGGAAGACATAGGATGCTTATCCGCTTTGAAAGAGTtgaatctcagtggaaataattTTGAGCATTTGCCTCGAAGCATAGCTGAATTTGGTGCTCTTCGATCCTTGGACTTAACAGAGTGCAAGAGTCTTACACAGCTTCCAGAACTTCCACCAGAATTAGATGCATTGCGTGCAGATTGTCATATGGCTCTGAAAAGTATTCATAATATAGCAACCAAGAAGAAGAAATTGCAGCAGGTGACATTCAAACCACTGTATGATAGCGATGATACGTACAATGATTCAATCTGTAATTTGTTTACCATTGTACATTCTGAGAAGAAGGTCCCAAGTTGGTTCCATTATCAGGGAACGGATAGAATTGTATCAGTCAATTTGCCTGAAAATTGGTACGTATGTGATAACTTCTTGGGATTTGTTGTATGTTACTTTGGCAGCGTAGTTGAAACCATAGCTCAATTGATTCTCTTGTGTGATGATGGGATGTTGTCGATGACCCAGAAACTTGCCTCACACGACTATTCAAGATCTGAAATGAAATCGATGATTCATTTTTTCTTTGTACCTCTTGCTGGCTTATGGGATACATCTAAGGCAAATGGAAAAACACCAAATGACTTTGGGCTCATTAGGCTATCTTTTTCTGGAGTAATGAAGGAGTATGGATTCCGCTTGTTGTATAAAGATGAACCTGAGCTTGAGGCCTTGTTACAAATGAGGGAAAATAACAATGAACCAACAGAACAATGCATTGGGATAAGGAGGAGCAGATATGACAATAGTGAACACCATGACTCTGTGACCAATAAAGCCAGTTCCTCCTCCTCTTCTAAGAAACAAAGGTCACATTTCTAA
- the LOC104234118 gene encoding TMV resistance protein N-like isoform X2, translating to MASSSSSFASNSQYCPRWKYDVFLSFRGEETRKTFTGHLYEGLRNRGIFTFQDDKRLEHGASISEELCKAIEESQIVVIIFSKNYATSRWCLDELVKIMECKTQFGQTVIPVFYDVDPSHVRNQRESFAEAFSKHESKFKDDVEGMQKVQRWRSALTEAANLKGCDIRNRIESDCVQQIVDQISKLCKFSLSYLQDIVGINPHLEEVKSLLQIEINDVRIVGIWGMGGVGKTTIARAIFDTLSYQFEVTCFLADVKENKCGMHSLQNILLSELLRENANYVNNKEDGKHLMARRLRSKKVLVVLDDIDHRDHLEYLAGDLGWFGNGSRIIATTRDKHLIGKKDALYEVTTLADHEAIRLFNRYAFKEDVPDEVFEKLTLEVVSHAKGLPLALKVWGSFFHKRNITEWRSAIPQMKKHSNSEIVDKLKISYDGLEPVEQAIFLDIACFLRGREKDEIIQILESCEFGADIGLRVLIDKSLVFISEKDTIEMHDLIQDMGKYVVNMQKDPGERSRLWLAEDFEEVMTNNTGTKAMEAIWFRYSQRLYFSKEAMKNMKRLRIFYIRAQYLNSWIRDDFNCHDGPNEYLSNNLRWFVWDHYPWDSLSTNFEPKRLVHLQLWRSSVHHLWTGIKHLPYLRKLDLRESKSLMRTPDFTGMPNLEYLDLEKCSNLEEVHHSLGCSRRLIVLNLYECGRLKRFPCVNMESLEYLGLYCCYSLEKFPEIHGRMKLELKLYMQYSGIREVPSSITQCQTHITKLNLSKLRDIATLPSSIRMLKSLVELDVSDCSKLEILPEEIGDLENLEKFDAARTLISRPPPSIVCLNKLKLLSFDQRESKEGQVVYFVFPPVAEGLHSLEILHLSDSNLIDGGLPEDIGCLSSLKKLYLGYNNFEHLPQSIAQLGALQFLYLSGCSLLKELPDFMGMPNLEKLELSYCENLEEVHHSLGFFKKLRKLSLDTCERLKRFPGLCIDSLEFLWIRGCSSLEKFPEIHGSINSELEIHMLDNVIRDLDLRGLENLVTLPSCICKFKSLVKLDVSDCSKLEILPEEIGDLENLEWLDARDTIISQPPPSIIRLNKLKFLSFAKQKSQLGVEDEVYFVFPPVAQGLRSLEILNLSYCNLIDGGLPEDIGCLSALKELNLSGNNFEHLPRSIAEFGALRSLDLTECKSLTQLPELPPELDALRADCHMALKSIHNIATKKKKLQQVTFKPLYDSDDTYNDSICNLFTIVHSEKKVPSWFHYQGTDRIVSVNLPEN from the exons AtggcatcttcttcttcttctttcgcGAGTAATTCACAGTACTGTCCTCGATGGAAGTACGATGTTTTCCTAAGTTTTAGAGGTGAAGAAACTCGCAAAACGTTTACAGGGCACTTATATGAAGGCTTGAGAAACAGGGGAATATTCACGTTTCAAGATGATAAAAGGCTAGAGCATGGCGCATCCATCTCAGAAGAACTTTGTAAAGCTATCGAAGAGTCTCAAATTGTCGTCATCATTTTCTCAAAGAATTATGCTACATCGAGGTGGTGCTTGGATGAATTAGTGAAGATCATGGAATGCAAGACTCAATTTGGACAAACTGTCATACCGGTCTTCTATGATGTGGATCCATCACATGTTCGGAACCAAAGGGAGAGTTTTGCAGAAGCATTTTCCAAACATGAATCAAAGTTTAAGGATGATGTTGAGGGAATGCAGAAGGTACAAAGATGGAGGAGTGCTTTAACTGAAGCGGCAAATCTCAAAGGTTGTGATATTCGTAACAG gATTGAATCAGACTGTGTTCAGCAGATCGTTGACCAAATTTCCAAGTTATGCAAGTTTTCTTTATCTTATTTGCAAGATATTGTAGGAATAAATCCACATTTAGAGGAAGTAAAATCCCTACTACAAATAGAAATCAATGATGTTCGGATTGTGGGGATCTGGGGCATGGGAGGAGTTGGTAAAACGACAATAGCAAGAGCCATTTTTGATACACTCTCGTATCAATTTGAAGTTACTTGCTTCCTGGCGGATGTTAAAGAAAACAAATGTGGAATGCATTCTTTGCAAAATATCCTTCTCTCAGAACTGTTAAGGGAAAACGCTAATTACGTGAATAATAAGGAGGACGGAAAGCACCTGATGGCTCGTAGACTTCGCTCTAAGAAGGTTTTAGTTGTGCTTGATGACATAGATCACAGAGACCATTTGGAGTACCTAGCAGGGGATCTTGGTTGGTTCGGCAATGGCAGTAGAATTATTGCAACAACAAGAGACAAGCATTTGATTGGGAAGAAGGATGCATTATATGAAGTGACTACACTAGCTGACCATGAAGCTATTCGATTGTTCAATCGATACGCTTTTAAGGAAGATGTTCCAGATGAGGTTTTTGAGAAGCTAACGCTGGAGGTAGTAAGTCATGCGAAAGGCCTTCCTTTAGCGCTGAAAGTGTGGGGTTCTTTCTTTCATAAGAGGAATATAACTGAGTGGAGAAGTGCTATACCGCAAATGAAAAAACACTCTAATTCAGAAATTGTTGACAAGCTCAAAATTAGTTATGATGGATTAGAGCCCGTGGAACAGGCGATATTTTTAGATATAGCATGCTTCTTACGAGGGAGAGAAAAGGATGAGATCATACAGATTCTTGAGAGCTGTGAATTTGGAGCTGATATCGGATTGCGTGTCCTAATTGATAAATCTCTTGTGTTCATCTCCGAAAAAGATACGATTGAAATGCATGATTTAATACAAGATATGGGTAAATATGTCGTGAACATGCAGAAGGATCCTGGAGAACGTAGCAGACTATGGCTCGCTGAAGATTTCGAAGAAGTGATGACCAACAATACG GGGACCAAGGCAATGGAAGCAATCTGGTTTCGTTATTCTCAACGACTATACTTTAGCAAAGAGGCCATGAAAAATATGAAAAGGCTTAGGATATTCTACATACGTGCTCAGTACTTGAATTCGTGGATCCGTGATGACTTCAATTGCCATGATGGCCCCAATGAGTACCTGTCTAACAACTTGCGTTGGTTTGTCTGGGATCACTATCCTTGGGATTCATTGTCAACTAATTTTGAACCCAAAAGGCTTGTTCATCTTCAACTCTGGCGCAGTTCAGTGCATCATTTATGGACAGGGATAAAG CATTTGCCGTATCTGCGAAAGCTAGATCTCAGGGAATCTAAAAGCCTGATGCGAACACCAGATTTTACGGGGATGCCAAATTTGGAGTATTTGGATCTGGAAAAATGCTCTAATCTTGAAGAGGTTCATCATTCCCTGGGATGTTCCAGAAGACTCATTGTCTTAAATTTGTATGAGTGTGGACGCCTTAAGAGGTTTCCATGTGTTAACATGGAATCTCTTGAATATCTGGGACTATATTGTTGCTATAGTTTAGAGAAATTTCCAGAAATCCACGGAAGAATGAAGCTGGAGTTAAAGCTTTACATGCAATACTCTGGGATAAGAGAAGTACCATCATCTATTACTCAGTGCCAAACTCACATTACCAAGCTAAATTTGAGCAAGTTAAGAGACATTGCAACTCTTCCAAGTAGCATTCGCATGTTGAAAAGCTTAGTGGAGCTAGATGTGTCGGATTGCTCAAAACTTGAAATCTTGCCAGAAGAGATAGGGGATTTAGAAAACTTGGAGAAGTTTGATGCTGCACGTACTTTAATTTCACGGCCTCCACCTTCCATTGTATGCTTGAACAAACTTAAATTGTTGTCTTTTGATCAAAGAGAATCAAAAGAAGGCCAAGTCGTGTATTTTGTGTTCCCTCCTGTGGCTGAAGGCTTACACTCATTGGAAATTTTGCATCTCAGTGACTCCAATCTAATAGATGGAGGACTTCCAGAAGACATCGGATGCTTATCCTCTTTGAAAAAGTTGTATCTTGGTTACAATAATTTTGAGCATTTGCCTCAAAGCATAGCCCAACTTGGTGCTCTTCAATTCTTGTACTTATCAGGTTGCAGTTTGCTTAAAGAGTTGCCAGATTTTATGGGGATGCCAAATTTGGAGAAGTTGGAGCTGTCATATTGTGAGAATCTTGAAGAGGTTCATCATTCCCTAGGATTTTTTAAAAAGCTCCGTAAATTATCATTGGATACTTGTGAACGGCTTAAGAGGTTTCCAGGTCTATGCATTGATTCTCTTGAATTTCTGTGGATACGGGGTTGCTCTAGTTTAGAAAAATTTCCAGAAATCCACGGAAGCATAAACTCTGAGTTAGAGATTCACATGCTAGACAATGTGATAAGAGATCTAGATTTGAGAGGTCTAGAAAACCTTGTAACACTTCCGAGCTGCATTTGTAAGTTTAAAAGCTTGGTGAAGCTAGATGTGTCAGATTGCTCAAAACTTGAAATCTTGCCAGAAGAGATAGGGGATTTAGAAAACTTGGAGTGGCTTGATGCCAGAGATACTATAATCTCACAACCTCCGCCTTCCATTATCCGATTGAACAAGCTTAAATTCTTGAGTtttgcaaaacaaaaatcacaactAGGCGTAGAAGATGAAGTGTACTTTGTGTTCCCTCCGGTGGCTCAAGGATTACGCTCATTGGAAATTCTGAATCTCAGTTACTGCAATCTAATAGATGGAGGACTTCCGGAAGACATAGGATGCTTATCCGCTTTGAAAGAGTtgaatctcagtggaaataattTTGAGCATTTGCCTCGAAGCATAGCTGAATTTGGTGCTCTTCGATCCTTGGACTTAACAGAGTGCAAGAGTCTTACACAGCTTCCAGAACTTCCACCAGAATTAGATGCATTGCGTGCAGATTGTCATATGGCTCTGAAAAGTATTCATAATATAGCAACCAAGAAGAAGAAATTGCAGCAGGTGACATTCAAACCACTGTATGATAGCGATGATACGTACAATGATTCAATCTGTAATTTGTTTACCATTGTACATTCTGAGAAGAAGGTCCCAAGTTGGTTCCATTATCAGGGAACGGATAGAATTGTATCAGTCAATTTGCCTGAAAATTG A